Proteins encoded by one window of Colletes latitarsis isolate SP2378_abdomen chromosome 5, iyColLati1, whole genome shotgun sequence:
- the Pig-g gene encoding phosphatidylinositol glycan anchor biosynthesis class G isoform X3: MTRMKEREMDKNIIILFYILFIGPLSMALFLYGFFPLINYDNTIATENDIPKFIENVRVKIDTLYQPMVKKLIIMVIDALRWDFITGSIGKVAMPVTSSLIANASACLFQAKVQPPTVTMPRIKAITAGIIPSFIDVALNFGSKSIIGDSVLLQAKRHGYKLVFYGDDTWLTLFPSIFDRYDGTTSFIVTDFNEVDNNVTRHLHRELHNTNDWSIMSLHYLGLDHIGHIHGPFSPLIKTKLKEMDNVIAKIQSKVQEWNQNNDSSLFIICGDHGMKDSGGHGGSTISETTVPLIAIGGECMQNDNHFKEIAQIDIASTLSIILGVPIPFSNLGTVFLDSLYKLPISKTLFILYYNAKQVFNHFQQLTDYKSEYAYQKYLEAVKLHNAWLTTKDHPNDMTDDIVLSYKIALKGMKEALINNLIKYDFHIITVAIFFLCHIFCILMGEKSHTLVAFKNTILLIILNTSLWISINFIWECESISLLYTRNLITIAIVLFIITVLITNCYLLANISYFNPFTVKKIENLVGRWLFPFSVFVHAISLSGSSFVEEEHQTWYFYWVTFLVLLLYNAATKLCLHLRLNYKQYLYAQTCIKLLLLLIGHRILRKINSTGDKYAHLPDIAGFLMEQESMLGMTIVLITALILLIWLDFMHEDKKYKQLSLIFNIVISVCIYLRHMHNNNVIKIPFYPQFRGIYEVQIFWVLLAINSLNYIYRLALVIKYNKTAFLKIMLSCFVRIWIMITAMLHQPHNVILLPLQIIFSSVIRTIIKDNNTEQVNPFVYAWIGNLYYFYQGNSNSLATIDVAAGYVGIQSYIPFVNGLLLLINTYSAPILAYLLLIYHAVLQNPYDTHDIITEISKRYIKWRLLPVVIYTIIISIQRHHLFIWSVFSPKLLYEAVHFTIICFVILVILFLVILQKTINKPKY; this comes from the exons ATGACAAGAATGAAAG AAAGGGAAATGGATAAAAATATTATCATATTGTTTTATATACTTTTCATTGGACCTCTATCAATGGCATTATTTTTATATGGATTTTTCCCTTTGATAAATTATGATAATACCATAGCAACTGAAAATGATATTCCAAAATTCATAGAAAATGTGAG AGTAAAGATAGATACATTGTATCAACCTATGGTAAAAAAATTAATCATTATGGTCATTGATGCTTTAAGATGGGATTTTATAACAGGATCAATTGGGAAAGTAGCTATGCCTGTAACAAGTAGTCTTATAGCAAATGCTTCTGCTTGTTTGTTCCAAGCAAAAGTACAACCACCAACTGTCACAATGCCTAGAATAAAG GCAATTACAGCTGGTATTATTCCTAGTTTCATTGATGTAGCCCTAAATTTTGGGAGTAAATCAATTATTGGTGATAGTGTGCTTCTTCAAGCAAAGAGACATGGCTATAAATTAGTATTTTATGGGGATGATACTTGGCTTACATTATTTCCCTCTATATTTGATCGTTATGATGGTACTACATCATTCATTGTAACAGATTTTAATGAG gtTGACAATAATGTGACTAGACATTTGCATAGAGAGTTACATAATACTAATGATTGGTCCATAATGAGTCTTCATTATTTAGGACTTGACCATATTGGTCATATTCATGGACCATTTAGTCCACTTATTAAAACTAAACTTAAAGAAATGGATAATGTAATTGCAAAAATTCAATCAAAAGTCCAAGAATGG AATCAAAATAATGACTCTTCTTTGTTTATTATCTGTGGGGATCATGGGATGAAAGATTCTGGAGGTCATGGTGGTTCAACCATATCAGAAACAACTGTACCTTTAATTGCAATTGGTGGAGAATGTATGCAAAATGATAATCATTTTAAAGAAATAGCACAAATTGATATTGCATCCACATTATCTATTATTTTGGGTGTGCCAATACCATTTTCTAATTTAGGAACTGTTTTTCTGGACTCTTTATACAAGTTGCCTATTTCAAAAACATTATTCATACTTTATTATAATGCTAAACAAGTGTTCAACCATTTTCAACAACTGACTGACTACAAGTCTGAGT ATGCATATCAGAAATATCTAGAAGCAGTAAAACTTCATAATGCTTGGTTAACTACTAAAGACCATCCAAATGACATGACAGATGACATTGTACTTTCTTATAAGATTGCACTTAAAGGAATGAAAGAAGcacttataaataatttaataaaatatgattTCCATATAATAACAGTAGCCATATTCTTCTTATGCCAT aTCTTTTGTATTTTAATGGGGGAAAAAAGTCATACATTGGTTGCATTTAAAAATACTATTTTGTTGATCATTTTAAACACATCCTTATGGATATCAATAAATTTCATTTGGGAATGTGAAAGCATATCATTACTTTATACAAGGAATTTAATTACCATTGCAAtagtattatttataataactgttttaATTACGAATTGTTATTTACTGGCCAACATTAGTTATTTTAATCCTTTCACAGTTAAG AAAATAGAGAATTTGGTAGGAAGGTGGCTATTTCCATTCAGTGTATTTGTACATGCAATTAGCCTTAGTGGTAGTAGCTTTGTGGAAGAAGAACATCAAACTTGGTATTTCTATTGGGTCACTTTTCTTGTACTGTTACTTTATAATGCTGCTACAAAATTATGTTTACATTTGCGATT AAACTACAAACAGTATTTGTATGCACAAACTTGTATTAAACTTTTATTACTACTAATTGGACATAGAATTCTTAGGAAAATAAATAGTACTGGGGATAAGTATGCTCATCTTCCTGATATAGCTGGGTTCTTGATGGAACAAGAAAGTATGTTAGGGATGACAATAGTTCTTATTACTg CTCTTATACTTTTGATATGGCTTGACTTTATGCATGAGGATAAAAAGTATAAACAACTatcattaatatttaatatagtaATCAGTGTATGTATTTACCTTCGTCACATGCATAACAATAATGTGATCAAAATACCATTCTATCCTCAGTTTAG AGGAATATATGAAGTACAAATATTTTGGGTATTACTGGCAATAAAcagtttaaattatatttatcgtTTGGCATTAGTGATCAAATATAATAAGAcagcatttttaaaaattatgttgTCATGTTTTGTACGAATATGGATTATGATTACTGCAATGCTTCATCAGCCACATAATGTAATACTTTTGCCacttcaaataatttttagtaGTGTGATTAGAACAATAATTAAAGATAATAATACAGAACAAGTAAATCCGTTTGTATATGCTTGGATTggcaatttatattatttttatcag GGAAATTCGAATAGTTTGGCAACTATTGATGTAGCTGCAGGTTATGTTGGCATACAATCATACATACCATTTGTTAATgggttattattattaattaatacttATTCTGCACCCATTTTAGCATATCTATTGCTTATTTACCATGCGGTATTGCAGAATCCGTATGA taCACATGACATTATTACAGAAATTAGTAAAAGGTATATTAAATGGAGATTATTACCAGTAGTTATTTATACAATTATAATCAGTATTCAACGTCATCATTTATTTATATGGTCAGTATTCTCGCCAAAATTATTATATGAAGCTGTACATTTCACTATTATTTGTTTTGTCATACTTGTCATACTTTTTTTGGTTATACTACAGAAAACAATAAATAAACCAAAATATTAG
- the Pig-g gene encoding phosphatidylinositol glycan anchor biosynthesis class G isoform X2 — protein sequence MTRMKEREMDKNIIILFYILFIGPLSMALFLYGFFPLINYDNTIATENDIPKFIENVRVKIDTLYQPMVKKLIIMVIDALRWDFITGSIGKVAMPVTSSLIANASACLFQAKVQPPTVTMPRIKAITAGIIPSFIDVALNFGSKSIIGDSVLLQAKRHGYKLVFYGDDTWLTLFPSIFDRYDGTTSFIVTDFNEVDNNVTRHLHRELHNTNDWSIMSLHYLGLDHIGHIHGPFSPLIKTKLKEMDNVIAKIQSKVQEWNQNNDSSLFIICGDHGMKDSGGHGGSTISETTVPLIAIGGECMQNDNHFKEIAQIDIASTLSIILGVPIPFSNLGTVFLDSLYKLPISKTLFILYYNAKQVFNHFQQLTDYKSEYAYQKYLEAVKLHNAWLTTKDHPNDMTDDIVLSYKIALKGMKEALINNLIKYDFHIITVAIFFLCHIFCILMGEKSHTLVAFKNTILLIILNTSLWISINFIWECESISLLYTRNLITIAIVLFIITVLITNCYLLANISYFNPFTKIENLVGRWLFPFSVFVHAISLSGSSFVEEEHQTWYFYWVTFLVLLLYNAATKLCLHLRFYRNYKQYLYAQTCIKLLLLLIGHRILRKINSTGDKYAHLPDIAGFLMEQESMLGMTIVLITALILLIWLDFMHEDKKYKQLSLIFNIVISVCIYLRHMHNNNVIKIPFYPQFRGIYEVQIFWVLLAINSLNYIYRLALVIKYNKTAFLKIMLSCFVRIWIMITAMLHQPHNVILLPLQIIFSSVIRTIIKDNNTEQVNPFVYAWIGNLYYFYQGNSNSLATIDVAAGYVGIQSYIPFVNGLLLLINTYSAPILAYLLLIYHAVLQNPYDTHDIITEISKRYIKWRLLPVVIYTIIISIQRHHLFIWSVFSPKLLYEAVHFTIICFVILVILFLVILQKTINKPKY from the exons ATGACAAGAATGAAAG AAAGGGAAATGGATAAAAATATTATCATATTGTTTTATATACTTTTCATTGGACCTCTATCAATGGCATTATTTTTATATGGATTTTTCCCTTTGATAAATTATGATAATACCATAGCAACTGAAAATGATATTCCAAAATTCATAGAAAATGTGAG AGTAAAGATAGATACATTGTATCAACCTATGGTAAAAAAATTAATCATTATGGTCATTGATGCTTTAAGATGGGATTTTATAACAGGATCAATTGGGAAAGTAGCTATGCCTGTAACAAGTAGTCTTATAGCAAATGCTTCTGCTTGTTTGTTCCAAGCAAAAGTACAACCACCAACTGTCACAATGCCTAGAATAAAG GCAATTACAGCTGGTATTATTCCTAGTTTCATTGATGTAGCCCTAAATTTTGGGAGTAAATCAATTATTGGTGATAGTGTGCTTCTTCAAGCAAAGAGACATGGCTATAAATTAGTATTTTATGGGGATGATACTTGGCTTACATTATTTCCCTCTATATTTGATCGTTATGATGGTACTACATCATTCATTGTAACAGATTTTAATGAG gtTGACAATAATGTGACTAGACATTTGCATAGAGAGTTACATAATACTAATGATTGGTCCATAATGAGTCTTCATTATTTAGGACTTGACCATATTGGTCATATTCATGGACCATTTAGTCCACTTATTAAAACTAAACTTAAAGAAATGGATAATGTAATTGCAAAAATTCAATCAAAAGTCCAAGAATGG AATCAAAATAATGACTCTTCTTTGTTTATTATCTGTGGGGATCATGGGATGAAAGATTCTGGAGGTCATGGTGGTTCAACCATATCAGAAACAACTGTACCTTTAATTGCAATTGGTGGAGAATGTATGCAAAATGATAATCATTTTAAAGAAATAGCACAAATTGATATTGCATCCACATTATCTATTATTTTGGGTGTGCCAATACCATTTTCTAATTTAGGAACTGTTTTTCTGGACTCTTTATACAAGTTGCCTATTTCAAAAACATTATTCATACTTTATTATAATGCTAAACAAGTGTTCAACCATTTTCAACAACTGACTGACTACAAGTCTGAGT ATGCATATCAGAAATATCTAGAAGCAGTAAAACTTCATAATGCTTGGTTAACTACTAAAGACCATCCAAATGACATGACAGATGACATTGTACTTTCTTATAAGATTGCACTTAAAGGAATGAAAGAAGcacttataaataatttaataaaatatgattTCCATATAATAACAGTAGCCATATTCTTCTTATGCCAT aTCTTTTGTATTTTAATGGGGGAAAAAAGTCATACATTGGTTGCATTTAAAAATACTATTTTGTTGATCATTTTAAACACATCCTTATGGATATCAATAAATTTCATTTGGGAATGTGAAAGCATATCATTACTTTATACAAGGAATTTAATTACCATTGCAAtagtattatttataataactgttttaATTACGAATTGTTATTTACTGGCCAACATTAGTTATTTTAATCCTTTCACA AAAATAGAGAATTTGGTAGGAAGGTGGCTATTTCCATTCAGTGTATTTGTACATGCAATTAGCCTTAGTGGTAGTAGCTTTGTGGAAGAAGAACATCAAACTTGGTATTTCTATTGGGTCACTTTTCTTGTACTGTTACTTTATAATGCTGCTACAAAATTATGTTTACATTTGCGATT TTACAGAAACTACAAACAGTATTTGTATGCACAAACTTGTATTAAACTTTTATTACTACTAATTGGACATAGAATTCTTAGGAAAATAAATAGTACTGGGGATAAGTATGCTCATCTTCCTGATATAGCTGGGTTCTTGATGGAACAAGAAAGTATGTTAGGGATGACAATAGTTCTTATTACTg CTCTTATACTTTTGATATGGCTTGACTTTATGCATGAGGATAAAAAGTATAAACAACTatcattaatatttaatatagtaATCAGTGTATGTATTTACCTTCGTCACATGCATAACAATAATGTGATCAAAATACCATTCTATCCTCAGTTTAG AGGAATATATGAAGTACAAATATTTTGGGTATTACTGGCAATAAAcagtttaaattatatttatcgtTTGGCATTAGTGATCAAATATAATAAGAcagcatttttaaaaattatgttgTCATGTTTTGTACGAATATGGATTATGATTACTGCAATGCTTCATCAGCCACATAATGTAATACTTTTGCCacttcaaataatttttagtaGTGTGATTAGAACAATAATTAAAGATAATAATACAGAACAAGTAAATCCGTTTGTATATGCTTGGATTggcaatttatattatttttatcag GGAAATTCGAATAGTTTGGCAACTATTGATGTAGCTGCAGGTTATGTTGGCATACAATCATACATACCATTTGTTAATgggttattattattaattaatacttATTCTGCACCCATTTTAGCATATCTATTGCTTATTTACCATGCGGTATTGCAGAATCCGTATGA taCACATGACATTATTACAGAAATTAGTAAAAGGTATATTAAATGGAGATTATTACCAGTAGTTATTTATACAATTATAATCAGTATTCAACGTCATCATTTATTTATATGGTCAGTATTCTCGCCAAAATTATTATATGAAGCTGTACATTTCACTATTATTTGTTTTGTCATACTTGTCATACTTTTTTTGGTTATACTACAGAAAACAATAAATAAACCAAAATATTAG
- the Pig-g gene encoding phosphatidylinositol glycan anchor biosynthesis class G isoform X4, producing MTRMKEREMDKNIIILFYILFIGPLSMALFLYGFFPLINYDNTIATENDIPKFIENVRWDFITGSIGKVAMPVTSSLIANASACLFQAKVQPPTVTMPRIKAITAGIIPSFIDVALNFGSKSIIGDSVLLQAKRHGYKLVFYGDDTWLTLFPSIFDRYDGTTSFIVTDFNEVDNNVTRHLHRELHNTNDWSIMSLHYLGLDHIGHIHGPFSPLIKTKLKEMDNVIAKIQSKVQEWNQNNDSSLFIICGDHGMKDSGGHGGSTISETTVPLIAIGGECMQNDNHFKEIAQIDIASTLSIILGVPIPFSNLGTVFLDSLYKLPISKTLFILYYNAKQVFNHFQQLTDYKSEYAYQKYLEAVKLHNAWLTTKDHPNDMTDDIVLSYKIALKGMKEALINNLIKYDFHIITVAIFFLCHIFCILMGEKSHTLVAFKNTILLIILNTSLWISINFIWECESISLLYTRNLITIAIVLFIITVLITNCYLLANISYFNPFTVKKIENLVGRWLFPFSVFVHAISLSGSSFVEEEHQTWYFYWVTFLVLLLYNAATKLCLHLRFYRNYKQYLYAQTCIKLLLLLIGHRILRKINSTGDKYAHLPDIAGFLMEQESMLGMTIVLITALILLIWLDFMHEDKKYKQLSLIFNIVISVCIYLRHMHNNNVIKIPFYPQFRGIYEVQIFWVLLAINSLNYIYRLALVIKYNKTAFLKIMLSCFVRIWIMITAMLHQPHNVILLPLQIIFSSVIRTIIKDNNTEQVNPFVYAWIGNLYYFYQGNSNSLATIDVAAGYVGIQSYIPFVNGLLLLINTYSAPILAYLLLIYHAVLQNPYDTHDIITEISKRYIKWRLLPVVIYTIIISIQRHHLFIWSVFSPKLLYEAVHFTIICFVILVILFLVILQKTINKPKY from the exons ATGACAAGAATGAAAG AAAGGGAAATGGATAAAAATATTATCATATTGTTTTATATACTTTTCATTGGACCTCTATCAATGGCATTATTTTTATATGGATTTTTCCCTTTGATAAATTATGATAATACCATAGCAACTGAAAATGATATTCCAAAATTCATAGAAAATGTGAG ATGGGATTTTATAACAGGATCAATTGGGAAAGTAGCTATGCCTGTAACAAGTAGTCTTATAGCAAATGCTTCTGCTTGTTTGTTCCAAGCAAAAGTACAACCACCAACTGTCACAATGCCTAGAATAAAG GCAATTACAGCTGGTATTATTCCTAGTTTCATTGATGTAGCCCTAAATTTTGGGAGTAAATCAATTATTGGTGATAGTGTGCTTCTTCAAGCAAAGAGACATGGCTATAAATTAGTATTTTATGGGGATGATACTTGGCTTACATTATTTCCCTCTATATTTGATCGTTATGATGGTACTACATCATTCATTGTAACAGATTTTAATGAG gtTGACAATAATGTGACTAGACATTTGCATAGAGAGTTACATAATACTAATGATTGGTCCATAATGAGTCTTCATTATTTAGGACTTGACCATATTGGTCATATTCATGGACCATTTAGTCCACTTATTAAAACTAAACTTAAAGAAATGGATAATGTAATTGCAAAAATTCAATCAAAAGTCCAAGAATGG AATCAAAATAATGACTCTTCTTTGTTTATTATCTGTGGGGATCATGGGATGAAAGATTCTGGAGGTCATGGTGGTTCAACCATATCAGAAACAACTGTACCTTTAATTGCAATTGGTGGAGAATGTATGCAAAATGATAATCATTTTAAAGAAATAGCACAAATTGATATTGCATCCACATTATCTATTATTTTGGGTGTGCCAATACCATTTTCTAATTTAGGAACTGTTTTTCTGGACTCTTTATACAAGTTGCCTATTTCAAAAACATTATTCATACTTTATTATAATGCTAAACAAGTGTTCAACCATTTTCAACAACTGACTGACTACAAGTCTGAGT ATGCATATCAGAAATATCTAGAAGCAGTAAAACTTCATAATGCTTGGTTAACTACTAAAGACCATCCAAATGACATGACAGATGACATTGTACTTTCTTATAAGATTGCACTTAAAGGAATGAAAGAAGcacttataaataatttaataaaatatgattTCCATATAATAACAGTAGCCATATTCTTCTTATGCCAT aTCTTTTGTATTTTAATGGGGGAAAAAAGTCATACATTGGTTGCATTTAAAAATACTATTTTGTTGATCATTTTAAACACATCCTTATGGATATCAATAAATTTCATTTGGGAATGTGAAAGCATATCATTACTTTATACAAGGAATTTAATTACCATTGCAAtagtattatttataataactgttttaATTACGAATTGTTATTTACTGGCCAACATTAGTTATTTTAATCCTTTCACAGTTAAG AAAATAGAGAATTTGGTAGGAAGGTGGCTATTTCCATTCAGTGTATTTGTACATGCAATTAGCCTTAGTGGTAGTAGCTTTGTGGAAGAAGAACATCAAACTTGGTATTTCTATTGGGTCACTTTTCTTGTACTGTTACTTTATAATGCTGCTACAAAATTATGTTTACATTTGCGATT TTACAGAAACTACAAACAGTATTTGTATGCACAAACTTGTATTAAACTTTTATTACTACTAATTGGACATAGAATTCTTAGGAAAATAAATAGTACTGGGGATAAGTATGCTCATCTTCCTGATATAGCTGGGTTCTTGATGGAACAAGAAAGTATGTTAGGGATGACAATAGTTCTTATTACTg CTCTTATACTTTTGATATGGCTTGACTTTATGCATGAGGATAAAAAGTATAAACAACTatcattaatatttaatatagtaATCAGTGTATGTATTTACCTTCGTCACATGCATAACAATAATGTGATCAAAATACCATTCTATCCTCAGTTTAG AGGAATATATGAAGTACAAATATTTTGGGTATTACTGGCAATAAAcagtttaaattatatttatcgtTTGGCATTAGTGATCAAATATAATAAGAcagcatttttaaaaattatgttgTCATGTTTTGTACGAATATGGATTATGATTACTGCAATGCTTCATCAGCCACATAATGTAATACTTTTGCCacttcaaataatttttagtaGTGTGATTAGAACAATAATTAAAGATAATAATACAGAACAAGTAAATCCGTTTGTATATGCTTGGATTggcaatttatattatttttatcag GGAAATTCGAATAGTTTGGCAACTATTGATGTAGCTGCAGGTTATGTTGGCATACAATCATACATACCATTTGTTAATgggttattattattaattaatacttATTCTGCACCCATTTTAGCATATCTATTGCTTATTTACCATGCGGTATTGCAGAATCCGTATGA taCACATGACATTATTACAGAAATTAGTAAAAGGTATATTAAATGGAGATTATTACCAGTAGTTATTTATACAATTATAATCAGTATTCAACGTCATCATTTATTTATATGGTCAGTATTCTCGCCAAAATTATTATATGAAGCTGTACATTTCACTATTATTTGTTTTGTCATACTTGTCATACTTTTTTTGGTTATACTACAGAAAACAATAAATAAACCAAAATATTAG